The Burkholderia ambifaria AMMD genome has a segment encoding these proteins:
- a CDS encoding NADH:flavin oxidoreductase, which translates to MRYPHLFKPMQLNQLTLRNRIVSTAHAEVYAEPGGLPGDRYIRYYEEKAKGGVGLAICGGSSPVSIDSPQGWWKSVNLSNDKIIDPLTRLADTMHKHGAKIMIQATHMGRRSSFHGEHWPHLMSPSGVREPVHRGNAKIIEIEEIRRIIGDFAAAAKRVKAAGMDGIEISAAHQHLIDQFWSQRSNHRTDEWGGSLENRLRFGIEVLTAVREAVGKDFCVGLRMCGDEFHEDGLDHEALKEIAQAMSETGLIDYLSVVGSGGDTHNTIANCMPPMALPPEPFVHLAAGIKSVVKIPVMHAQSIRDAGQAERLLANGMIDLVGMTRAQIADPHMVIKIRDGREDEIKQCVGANYCIDRQYNGLDVLCIQNAATSREATMPHIIEKSRGPKRKVVVVGAGPAGLEAARVAKLRGHDVVLFEKNTEVGGQVMIAAKAPQREQMSGIIRWFDMETKRLGVDRRLGVAADEKMIMAEKPDIVVLATGGSSFTWQVPGWGVAEGLAVSSWDILTGKVEPKQNVLLFDGVSTHAGAGVADFMASRGSKVEVVTPDVKVADDCGGTTFPIFYRRLYALGVIPTPNTMLDRVYEEDGKTIAVLRNEYTEELEERAVDQVVIENGSSPNDELYWKLKPESVNRGQIDPHTLFAAEPQPCLSEELGNGRFLLFRVGDCISMHNVHGAIYDSLRLVKDF; encoded by the coding sequence ATGCGTTATCCCCACCTGTTCAAACCCATGCAGCTGAACCAGTTGACGCTGCGCAACCGGATCGTCAGCACCGCCCACGCGGAGGTGTATGCCGAGCCGGGCGGCCTGCCGGGCGACCGCTACATCCGCTACTACGAAGAGAAGGCGAAGGGTGGCGTCGGCCTCGCGATCTGCGGCGGCTCGAGCCCCGTGTCGATCGACAGCCCGCAGGGCTGGTGGAAGTCGGTGAACCTGTCGAACGACAAGATCATCGACCCGCTCACGCGCCTGGCCGACACCATGCACAAGCATGGCGCGAAGATCATGATCCAGGCGACGCACATGGGCCGCCGCTCGTCGTTCCACGGCGAGCACTGGCCGCACCTGATGTCGCCGTCGGGCGTGCGCGAGCCGGTGCACCGCGGCAACGCGAAGATCATCGAGATCGAGGAAATCCGCCGCATCATCGGCGACTTCGCGGCGGCGGCCAAGCGCGTGAAGGCGGCCGGCATGGACGGCATCGAAATTTCCGCCGCGCACCAGCACCTGATCGACCAGTTCTGGAGCCAGCGTTCGAACCATCGCACCGATGAATGGGGCGGCAGCCTCGAGAACCGCCTGCGCTTCGGCATCGAAGTGCTGACGGCCGTGCGCGAAGCGGTGGGCAAGGACTTCTGCGTCGGCCTGCGGATGTGCGGCGACGAATTCCACGAGGACGGCCTCGATCACGAAGCGCTGAAGGAAATCGCGCAGGCGATGTCGGAGACGGGCCTGATCGACTACCTGAGCGTGGTCGGCTCGGGCGGCGATACGCACAACACGATCGCCAACTGCATGCCGCCGATGGCGCTGCCGCCGGAGCCGTTCGTGCACCTCGCCGCCGGCATCAAGTCGGTGGTGAAGATCCCCGTGATGCACGCGCAGAGCATCCGCGACGCGGGCCAGGCCGAACGCCTGCTCGCGAACGGCATGATCGACCTGGTCGGCATGACGCGCGCGCAGATCGCCGATCCGCACATGGTGATCAAGATCCGCGATGGCCGCGAAGATGAAATCAAGCAGTGCGTCGGCGCGAACTACTGCATCGACCGCCAGTACAACGGCCTCGACGTGCTGTGCATCCAGAACGCCGCGACGTCGCGCGAAGCGACGATGCCGCACATCATCGAGAAGTCGCGCGGCCCGAAGCGCAAGGTGGTGGTGGTCGGCGCGGGCCCCGCGGGGCTCGAGGCCGCACGCGTCGCGAAGCTGCGCGGCCACGACGTGGTGCTGTTCGAGAAGAACACCGAAGTGGGCGGCCAGGTGATGATCGCCGCGAAGGCGCCGCAGCGCGAACAGATGTCGGGGATCATCCGCTGGTTCGACATGGAAACCAAGCGCCTGGGCGTCGATCGCCGCCTCGGCGTCGCCGCCGACGAGAAGATGATCATGGCCGAGAAGCCGGACATCGTCGTGCTCGCCACGGGCGGTTCGAGCTTCACGTGGCAGGTGCCGGGCTGGGGCGTGGCCGAAGGCCTGGCCGTCAGCTCGTGGGACATCCTGACCGGCAAGGTCGAGCCGAAGCAGAACGTGCTGCTGTTCGACGGCGTGAGCACCCATGCGGGCGCGGGCGTCGCCGACTTCATGGCGAGCCGCGGCTCGAAGGTCGAGGTCGTGACGCCCGACGTGAAGGTGGCTGACGATTGCGGCGGCACGACGTTCCCGATCTTCTATCGCCGCCTGTATGCGCTCGGCGTGATCCCGACGCCGAACACCATGCTCGATCGCGTGTACGAGGAGGACGGCAAGACGATCGCCGTGCTGCGCAACGAGTACACCGAGGAACTGGAAGAGCGCGCGGTCGATCAGGTGGTGATCGAGAACGGTTCGTCGCCGAACGACGAGCTGTACTGGAAGCTCAAGCCGGAGTCGGTGAACCGCGGCCAGATCGATCCGCACACGCTGTTCGCGGCCGAGCCGCAGCCGTGCCTGTCGGAAGAACTCGGCAACGGCCGCTTCCTGCTGTTCCGTGTCGGCGACTGCATCTCGATGCACAACGTCCACGGCGCGATCTATGACTCGCTGCGTCTCGTGAAGGATTTCTGA
- a CDS encoding DUF5943 domain-containing protein, giving the protein MQPQLPINVDPDTGVWTTDALPMLYVPRHFFTNNHVAVEEALGVDAYAEILYKAGYKSAYHWCDKEAKLHGLTGMAVFEHYLKRLSQRGWGLFSIIEADPASARAKIELRHSSFVLQQPGKEGKLCYMFAGWFAGAMDWVNDTTPEGKGAPRAQSKEVQCAAEHHDHCVFEVSPLAH; this is encoded by the coding sequence ATGCAACCGCAACTGCCGATCAACGTCGATCCCGATACCGGCGTCTGGACCACCGACGCGCTGCCGATGCTGTACGTGCCGCGCCACTTCTTCACGAACAATCACGTCGCCGTCGAGGAAGCGCTCGGCGTCGACGCGTATGCCGAGATCCTCTACAAGGCCGGCTACAAGTCCGCATACCACTGGTGCGACAAGGAAGCGAAGCTGCACGGGCTGACCGGCATGGCTGTGTTCGAGCACTACCTGAAGCGCCTGTCGCAACGCGGCTGGGGCCTGTTCTCGATCATCGAGGCCGACCCGGCCAGCGCGCGCGCGAAGATCGAGCTGCGCCACTCGTCGTTCGTGCTCCAGCAGCCGGGCAAGGAAGGCAAGCTCTGCTACATGTTCGCGGGCTGGTTCGCTGGCGCAATGGACTGGGTCAACGACACGACGCCGGAAGGCAAGGGCGCGCCGCGTGCGCAGTCGAAGGAAGTGCAGTGTGCGGCCGAGCATCACGACCACTGCGTCTTCGAAGTGTCGCCGCTCGCGCACTGA
- a CDS encoding dipeptidase, giving the protein MSTLHQDSIIIDGLNISKFEKPVFEDMRRGGITAANCTVSVWENFTKTVDNIGVMKQKIRENSELLTLVRTTDDIFRAKKEGKTGIILGFQNAHAFEDNLGYIEAFADMGVRVVQLCYNTQNLVGTGCYERDGGLSDFGREVITEMNRVGIMVDLSHVGGNTSSEAIAFSKKPVCYSHCLPSGLKEHPRNKSDAQLKEIADAGGFVGVTMFAPFLKRGIEANIDDYIEAIDYVVNLIGEDAVGIGTDFTQDFAKEFFDMLTHDKGRYRQLTNFGKVINPDGIRTIGEFPNLTAAMERHGWKESRIRKIMGENWVRVFKDVWGA; this is encoded by the coding sequence ATGAGCACGCTGCATCAGGACAGCATCATCATCGACGGACTGAACATCTCGAAGTTCGAGAAGCCGGTGTTCGAAGACATGCGCCGTGGCGGCATCACGGCCGCGAACTGCACGGTATCGGTGTGGGAGAACTTCACCAAGACCGTCGACAACATCGGCGTGATGAAGCAGAAGATCCGCGAGAACAGCGAGCTGCTGACGCTCGTGCGTACCACGGACGACATCTTCCGCGCGAAGAAGGAAGGCAAGACCGGGATCATTCTCGGCTTCCAGAACGCGCACGCGTTCGAGGACAACCTTGGCTACATCGAGGCGTTCGCCGACATGGGCGTGCGCGTCGTGCAGCTTTGCTACAACACGCAGAACCTGGTCGGCACCGGCTGCTACGAGCGTGACGGCGGCCTGTCGGACTTCGGCCGCGAAGTGATCACCGAGATGAACCGCGTCGGCATCATGGTCGACCTGTCGCATGTGGGCGGCAACACGTCGTCGGAAGCGATCGCGTTCTCGAAGAAGCCGGTGTGCTATTCGCACTGCCTGCCGTCGGGCCTGAAGGAACATCCGCGCAACAAGAGCGACGCGCAACTGAAGGAAATCGCCGACGCCGGCGGCTTCGTCGGCGTGACGATGTTCGCACCGTTCCTGAAGCGGGGGATCGAGGCGAACATCGACGACTACATCGAGGCGATCGACTACGTCGTGAACCTGATCGGCGAAGACGCGGTCGGCATCGGCACGGACTTCACGCAGGATTTCGCGAAGGAATTCTTCGACATGCTGACGCATGACAAGGGCCGCTATCGCCAGCTGACGAACTTCGGCAAGGTGATCAACCCGGACGGCATCCGCACGATCGGCGAATTCCCGAACCTGACCGCGGCGATGGAACGCCACGGCTGGAAGGAGTCGCGCATCCGCAAGATCATGGGCGAGAACTGGGTACGCGTGTTCAAGGACGTGTGGGGCGCGTAA
- a CDS encoding serine hydroxymethyltransferase, which translates to MSNTQPFFSQPLAERDAPVRSAILKELERQQSQVELIASENIVSRAVLEAQGSVLTNKYAEGYPGKRYYGGCEFADEVEALAIERVKQIFNAGYANVQPHSGAQANGSVMLALAKPGDTVLGMSLDAGGHLTHGAKPALSGKWFNAVQYGVNRDTLRIDYDQVEELAHQHKPNLIIAGFSAYPRALDFARFRAIADSVGAKLMVDMAHIAGVIAAGRHANPVEHAHVVTSTTHKTLRGPRGGFVLTNDEDIAKKINSAVFPGLQGGPLMHVIAGKAVAFGEVLHADFKTYIDNVLANAQALGEVLKAGGVDLVTGGTDNHLLLVDLRPKGLKGAPVEQALERAGITCNKNGIPFDTEKPTVTSGIRLGTPAGTTRGFGVAEFREVGRLILEVFDALRANPEGDAATEQRVRREIFALCERFPIY; encoded by the coding sequence ATGTCGAACACCCAGCCTTTCTTCTCGCAGCCCCTTGCCGAGCGCGACGCGCCGGTGCGCAGCGCCATCCTGAAGGAGCTCGAGCGCCAGCAGTCGCAGGTCGAGCTCATCGCGTCGGAAAACATCGTGTCGCGTGCGGTGCTGGAGGCGCAGGGTTCGGTGCTGACCAACAAGTATGCGGAAGGCTATCCGGGCAAGCGTTACTACGGCGGCTGCGAATTCGCGGACGAAGTCGAGGCGCTGGCGATCGAGCGCGTGAAGCAGATCTTCAACGCCGGCTACGCGAACGTGCAGCCGCACTCGGGCGCGCAGGCGAACGGCTCGGTGATGCTCGCGCTGGCGAAGCCGGGCGACACGGTGCTCGGCATGTCGCTGGACGCCGGCGGTCACCTGACGCACGGCGCGAAGCCGGCGCTGTCGGGCAAGTGGTTCAACGCGGTGCAGTACGGCGTGAACCGCGACACGCTGCGGATCGACTACGACCAGGTTGAAGAACTCGCGCACCAGCACAAGCCGAACCTGATCATCGCAGGCTTCTCGGCGTATCCGCGCGCACTGGACTTCGCTCGCTTTCGCGCGATCGCCGACAGCGTCGGCGCGAAGCTGATGGTCGACATGGCGCACATCGCGGGCGTGATCGCCGCCGGCCGCCATGCGAACCCGGTCGAGCACGCGCACGTCGTCACGTCGACCACGCACAAGACGCTGCGCGGCCCGCGCGGCGGCTTCGTGCTGACCAACGACGAAGACATCGCGAAGAAGATCAACTCGGCCGTGTTCCCCGGCCTGCAGGGCGGCCCGCTGATGCACGTGATCGCCGGCAAGGCCGTCGCGTTCGGCGAAGTGCTGCACGCGGACTTCAAGACCTACATCGATAACGTGCTCGCGAACGCGCAGGCGCTCGGCGAAGTGCTGAAGGCGGGCGGCGTGGATCTCGTCACCGGCGGCACCGACAACCACCTGCTGCTGGTCGACCTGCGCCCGAAGGGCCTGAAGGGCGCGCCGGTCGAGCAGGCGCTGGAGCGCGCGGGCATCACCTGCAACAAGAACGGCATTCCGTTCGACACCGAGAAGCCGACCGTCACGTCGGGCATCCGCCTCGGCACGCCGGCCGGCACGACGCGCGGCTTCGGCGTCGCGGAGTTCCGCGAGGTCGGCCGCCTGATTCTCGAAGTGTTCGACGCGCTGCGCGCGAACCCGGAAGGCGACGCCGCGACCGAACAGCGCGTGCGCCGCGAGATTTTCGCGCTTTGCGAGCGCTTCCCGATTTACTGA
- a CDS encoding GlxA family transcriptional regulator encodes MSPDRTASLSHFAFMPLPNFTMIAFTNAIEVLRMANYLSGQPLYRWSVISPEGGPVTASNGLTVDTGPAECVGQPDIVFVCGGVDVQRATTSAHLSTLRRFARMGLPLGSLCTGTYALAKSGLLAGYACAIHWENMSALKEEFPDTRFLKELFVVDRDRITCTGGVAPLDMMLNLIAARVGTARVTQIAEQFIVEHVRDTSAQQRMPLVARLGSANKSLFEVISLMENNIEEPLSREELARLANMSQRQLQRLFREHLGMTPTHYYLTLRLRRARELLLQTDMSIMHITMACGFQSACHFSKSYRDAFGVAPTRERRKQVAPLAGVTGGGAAFPAHLVHM; translated from the coding sequence ATGTCCCCCGACCGCACAGCGTCGCTGTCCCACTTCGCGTTCATGCCTTTGCCGAATTTCACGATGATCGCGTTCACCAATGCGATCGAGGTGCTTCGGATGGCGAACTACCTGAGCGGGCAACCGCTCTACCGCTGGTCGGTGATCAGCCCGGAAGGCGGACCGGTCACGGCGAGCAACGGACTCACGGTCGACACGGGGCCGGCCGAGTGCGTGGGGCAGCCGGACATCGTCTTCGTGTGCGGCGGCGTGGACGTGCAGCGCGCGACGACGTCCGCCCATCTGTCGACGCTGCGCCGCTTCGCGCGCATGGGGCTGCCGCTCGGCAGCCTGTGCACGGGCACCTATGCACTTGCGAAGTCGGGGCTGCTCGCGGGGTACGCGTGCGCGATCCATTGGGAAAACATGTCGGCGCTGAAGGAAGAGTTTCCGGACACGCGCTTCCTGAAGGAATTGTTCGTGGTCGACCGCGACCGCATCACGTGCACGGGCGGCGTCGCGCCGCTCGACATGATGCTGAACCTGATCGCCGCGCGCGTGGGCACCGCGCGCGTCACGCAGATCGCCGAACAGTTCATCGTCGAACACGTGCGTGACACGAGCGCGCAGCAGCGGATGCCGCTCGTCGCGCGGCTCGGCTCGGCGAACAAGTCGCTGTTCGAAGTGATCTCGCTGATGGAGAACAACATCGAGGAGCCGCTGTCGCGCGAGGAGCTCGCGCGGCTTGCGAACATGTCGCAGCGTCAGCTGCAGCGGCTGTTCCGCGAGCACCTCGGGATGACGCCCACCCACTATTACCTGACGCTGCGGCTGCGCCGCGCGCGCGAGCTGCTGCTGCAGACCGACATGTCGATCATGCACATCACGATGGCGTGCGGCTTCCAGTCGGCGTGCCACTTCAGCAAGAGCTATCGCGACGCGTTCGGCGTCGCGCCGACGCGTGAACGCCGCAAGCAGGTCGCGCCGCTCGCGGGGGTGACGGGCGGGGGGGCGGCGTTTCCGGCGCATCTGGTTCATATGTGA
- a CDS encoding discoidin domain-containing protein — protein sequence MKSKFLVAGLVAGIALDLFSGAAAAACVNNPPAQSNASFPGALTGKLVYHSYVKYGDGTSQLFLYDFSARTLTQLSKSGWGITDPMNGVFSPDGKWLAFMGISNGAWNVFMLQLGAGTPPVNLTNSSGATRNEDPKFAADGKTLVFKQNGDVKQGTLSYTSAGPVFTSVVSLTNAPAGSEYSMPFLAPDASAVYYATGTGSNMGLMKRTIATGATAVFDHPAGLQTYYPIVRRDGMVFYARWKDSGGADQIYAKTADPASTPSALPINDCMSNNSDPAPVSGTNYVFFSSTTAGGYQLYVGDVTTGQRWSLSQFGVNADTTKAKLGASYYGGPAAAQPTLLSQGRPAAASASYNASLTPDKAFDGNTTSTRWDSPEGAGVGTEWISVDLGAVKKVSSVDLYWDAGALVYQIQTSNDNANWTTVYSTNNGVSYGHVTLPNLNAQGRYVRMLGTKRATQWGYSLDEMQVWGS from the coding sequence GTGAAATCGAAGTTCCTCGTCGCGGGCCTCGTGGCCGGCATCGCCCTCGACCTGTTCAGCGGCGCCGCCGCGGCCGCCTGCGTCAACAATCCGCCGGCTCAGTCCAATGCGTCGTTTCCCGGTGCACTGACCGGCAAGCTCGTCTATCACAGCTACGTTAAGTACGGCGACGGCACGAGCCAACTGTTTTTGTACGACTTTTCCGCCCGCACGCTCACGCAATTGAGCAAGAGCGGCTGGGGCATCACCGATCCGATGAACGGCGTGTTCAGCCCCGACGGCAAGTGGCTCGCGTTCATGGGGATCAGCAATGGCGCGTGGAACGTGTTCATGCTGCAGCTCGGCGCCGGCACGCCGCCCGTCAACCTGACGAACAGCAGCGGCGCGACCCGCAACGAGGATCCGAAGTTCGCAGCCGACGGCAAGACGCTCGTGTTCAAGCAGAACGGCGACGTGAAGCAGGGCACGCTGTCGTACACGAGCGCGGGCCCAGTGTTCACGTCGGTCGTGAGCCTGACGAACGCGCCGGCCGGCAGCGAATACTCGATGCCGTTCCTCGCGCCGGACGCGAGCGCCGTGTACTACGCGACGGGCACCGGCTCGAACATGGGGCTGATGAAGCGCACGATCGCGACCGGCGCCACGGCGGTATTCGATCATCCGGCCGGGCTGCAGACCTACTACCCGATCGTGCGCCGCGATGGCATGGTGTTCTACGCACGCTGGAAGGACAGCGGCGGCGCGGACCAGATCTACGCGAAGACCGCCGATCCGGCGTCGACGCCGAGCGCGCTGCCGATCAACGACTGCATGAGCAACAACTCGGACCCGGCACCGGTGAGCGGCACGAACTACGTGTTCTTCTCGTCGACGACGGCGGGCGGCTACCAGCTCTACGTGGGTGACGTGACGACCGGCCAGCGCTGGAGCCTGTCGCAATTCGGCGTGAACGCGGATACGACGAAGGCGAAGCTCGGCGCGAGCTACTACGGCGGCCCGGCGGCCGCGCAACCGACGCTGCTGTCGCAAGGACGTCCGGCCGCTGCATCGGCGAGCTACAACGCGTCGCTGACGCCGGACAAGGCATTCGACGGCAACACGACGAGCACGCGCTGGGATTCGCCGGAAGGCGCGGGCGTCGGTACGGAATGGATCTCCGTCGATCTCGGTGCGGTGAAGAAGGTCAGCAGCGTCGATCTCTACTGGGATGCGGGTGCGCTCGTCTACCAGATCCAGACGTCGAACGACAACGCGAACTGGACGACGGTCTATTCGACGAACAACGGCGTGTCGTACGGTCACGTTACGCTGCCGAACCTCAACGCGCAGGGACGCTACGTGCGGATGCTCGGTACGAAGCGGGCAACGCAGTGGGGTTATTCGCTCGATGAAATGCAGGTGTGGGGATCGTAA
- a CDS encoding PLP-dependent aminotransferase family protein: MKRYAALAQTIADSIRRGDLAAGARIPTVRSACRAYRVSPSTVFRAYYTLESEGLIVARARSGYFVADLDDKRVRTSQDTPRKPGASPTGDDTLFRLMDSLKRDDIVPLGSAFASYSLFPMSSLWRYAATAARNMDRAQLLAGLPPGHEALRRQIAMRYLNAGAALPMEEIVITTGAAEALTLSLQALTRPGDIVAIERPAFPAVLQAVQRLHLKTVEIPVDPRAGLDLDALADALDTHPVRACWFMTSLHNPTGATLSDERKRALIDLLASHEVPLIEDDVFGELHFGPLPTRPAKLYDDSGLVLHCGSFSKCLAPGFRVGWVAAGRYVEQISHVKNESAPAADVPAQMAVSSYLRDGAYDRFLRRLRRNLAAHQAQMLAAVRAYFPPDTEVYAPRGGYFLWIELPPHVDAMQLFDDAMDNGVSLAPGPIFSVTGAFHRYVRLNYGRPWTPAVEDAMRTIGTLAGRQRQTR, translated from the coding sequence ATGAAGCGATATGCGGCGCTCGCGCAGACGATTGCGGACTCGATCAGGCGTGGCGACCTCGCGGCCGGCGCGCGGATCCCGACCGTGCGCTCGGCGTGCCGCGCCTATCGTGTGAGTCCTTCCACCGTGTTTCGCGCGTACTACACGCTCGAAAGCGAGGGCCTCATCGTCGCGCGCGCGCGTTCCGGGTATTTCGTCGCGGATCTCGACGACAAGCGAGTACGTACCAGCCAGGACACGCCACGCAAGCCGGGCGCGTCGCCGACTGGCGACGACACCCTGTTCCGCTTGATGGACTCGCTCAAGCGCGACGACATCGTGCCGCTAGGTTCGGCATTCGCCAGCTATTCACTGTTTCCGATGAGCAGCCTGTGGCGCTATGCGGCCACGGCGGCCCGCAACATGGACCGCGCGCAACTGCTGGCGGGACTGCCGCCGGGCCACGAAGCGCTGCGCCGCCAGATCGCCATGCGCTACCTGAACGCGGGCGCCGCATTGCCGATGGAAGAGATCGTCATCACGACCGGCGCGGCCGAAGCGCTGACGCTGAGCCTGCAGGCACTCACGCGCCCCGGCGACATCGTCGCGATCGAACGCCCGGCCTTCCCCGCGGTGTTGCAGGCCGTGCAGCGGCTGCATCTGAAGACCGTCGAGATCCCGGTCGACCCGCGCGCCGGCCTCGATCTCGACGCACTCGCCGATGCGCTGGACACGCATCCGGTGCGCGCGTGCTGGTTCATGACCTCGCTTCACAACCCGACCGGCGCGACGCTGTCCGACGAGCGCAAGCGCGCGCTGATCGACCTGCTCGCGTCGCACGAGGTGCCGCTGATCGAGGACGACGTGTTCGGCGAACTGCATTTCGGGCCGTTGCCCACGCGCCCCGCGAAACTGTACGACGATAGCGGGCTGGTGCTGCATTGTGGGTCGTTCTCGAAGTGCCTCGCTCCCGGTTTCCGGGTCGGCTGGGTCGCGGCCGGACGCTACGTGGAACAGATCAGCCACGTGAAGAACGAAAGCGCGCCGGCCGCCGACGTGCCCGCGCAGATGGCCGTATCGAGCTACCTGCGCGACGGCGCGTACGACCGCTTCCTGCGCCGGCTCCGGCGCAACCTGGCCGCGCACCAGGCGCAGATGCTGGCCGCCGTTCGCGCGTACTTTCCGCCCGACACGGAGGTGTACGCACCGCGCGGCGGGTATTTCCTGTGGATCGAATTGCCGCCGCACGTGGACGCGATGCAGTTGTTCGACGACGCGATGGACAACGGCGTCAGCCTCGCGCCCGGGCCGATCTTTTCCGTGACGGGCGCATTTCACCGTTATGTCCGGCTGAACTATGGCCGCCCCTGGACCCCTGCCGTCGAAGACGCGATGCGGACCATCGGGACGCTCGCCGGGCGGCAACGACAGACGAGGTAG
- the fdhA gene encoding formaldehyde dehydrogenase, glutathione-independent, with amino-acid sequence MSSNRGVVYLGPGKVEVQKIDYPKMVDPTGRAIGHGVILKVVSTNICGSDQHMVRGRTTAPVGLVLGHEITGEVVEVGRDVETLKLGDLVSVPFNVACGRCAMCKDTHTGVCLNVNPSRAGGAYGYVDMGGWIGGQAEYVLVPYADFNLLKFPDRDQAMAKIRDLTCLSDILPTGYHGAVSAGVKPGSTVYIAGAGPVGMAAAASARLLGAAVTIVGDMNEERLAHARAMGFETVDLSKDASLGEQIEQILGVPEIDCAVDCVGFEAHGHGSSGHSEEAPATVLNSLMEITRPAGAIGIPGLYVTDDPGAKDKAAQHGSLSIRFGLGWAKSHSFFTGQTPVLKYNRNLMQAILFDRLPIAKIVNVEVISLDQAPEGYKKFDGGAPRKFVIDPHGLLAA; translated from the coding sequence ATGAGCAGCAATCGAGGTGTCGTCTATCTTGGCCCGGGCAAGGTCGAAGTACAGAAGATCGATTATCCGAAAATGGTCGATCCGACCGGCCGAGCGATCGGCCACGGTGTGATCCTGAAAGTGGTGAGCACGAACATCTGCGGTTCCGACCAGCACATGGTGCGCGGCCGCACGACCGCCCCGGTCGGCCTCGTGCTCGGTCACGAGATCACCGGCGAAGTGGTCGAGGTGGGCCGCGACGTCGAGACGCTGAAGCTCGGCGATCTCGTGTCGGTGCCGTTCAACGTCGCGTGCGGCCGCTGCGCGATGTGCAAGGACACGCATACGGGCGTATGCCTGAACGTGAACCCGTCGCGTGCCGGCGGCGCATACGGCTACGTCGACATGGGCGGCTGGATCGGCGGCCAGGCCGAGTACGTGCTCGTGCCGTACGCGGACTTCAACCTGCTGAAATTCCCCGACCGCGATCAGGCAATGGCGAAGATTCGCGACCTGACCTGCCTGTCCGACATTCTGCCGACCGGTTATCACGGCGCGGTGAGCGCGGGCGTGAAGCCGGGCTCGACGGTCTATATCGCGGGCGCGGGCCCGGTCGGGATGGCGGCGGCCGCGTCGGCGCGCCTGCTGGGCGCGGCGGTGACCATCGTCGGCGACATGAACGAGGAACGCCTCGCGCATGCGCGGGCGATGGGCTTCGAGACGGTCGACCTGTCGAAGGACGCGTCGCTCGGCGAGCAGATCGAGCAGATTCTCGGCGTGCCGGAAATCGACTGCGCGGTCGACTGCGTCGGCTTCGAGGCGCACGGCCACGGTTCGTCGGGCCATTCCGAGGAAGCGCCCGCGACGGTGCTGAACTCGCTGATGGAAATCACGCGACCGGCCGGCGCGATCGGTATCCCGGGCCTGTACGTGACGGACGATCCGGGTGCGAAGGACAAGGCCGCGCAGCATGGCAGCCTGAGCATCCGCTTCGGCCTCGGCTGGGCGAAGTCGCACTCGTTCTTCACGGGCCAGACGCCGGTGCTGAAGTACAACCGCAACCTGATGCAGGCAATCCTGTTCGACCGTCTGCCGATCGCGAAGATCGTCAACGTCGAGGTGATCTCGCTCGACCAGGCGCCGGAAGGCTACAAGAAGTTCGACGGCGGCGCGCCGCGCAAATTCGTGATCGATCCGCACGGTTTGCTGGCGGCCTGA